The Sparus aurata chromosome 10, fSpaAur1.1, whole genome shotgun sequence genome includes the window CTCCCCGCAGTTGAAATGCGCAGCGTGTCCGACACAAACCAGCCGCCATTAACGGTCGCCGGGGCGACCGCACAACAGCATTGATGCGGGGAGGGtgaaaggaaggaagagagacaAGAAAGAAAGGACgcctttgtttctgtttcttcgAGGCTCGACTTTAACGGTGTGATTAAGTGGTTGGAAACGgactgaaacaacaaaaacagagcgTGGCGGAGGGAGGGAAGCGGAGGATGAGGTCAGACTCTTTTACTGTCCAGAACACCAACTCTTTGAAACCCCTCAAAACTGTGTCTGATTGGCTCCTGATGGGAGCAAACATGCCGACGGGGAGGGGCAGCGACGCAGCAATTAAGAGAACTTTTGGACGAagctttaagtttttttttttattattagatATATTTACAGACAGCACAGCTGTTTctgacacatacatacatacacacttacACATTGCAGGGGATTGATTAGTTTCATATTTAGATTGTCTGTACATAGAAACGTAACAATTCAGATAATATTATCTTGTGCAGGGTGTCATATAACATGACCCCAGGAACCCTTTGTGGTCCATTTATGTCTCTTTTCAAGACCCGAATGGGACGCCCCACTTTCCATGCTTCCTTTAAAACAGTAGCATCAATGTTTCCCATTCAAAGGAGCCCTCGGACACTCTCACGTCACATAGTCGCTTCCTGGACTGAAATGTTATAACCTCCCAGTTTCATTGAGATTTAGGATGATAAATAAGGCCaggcaacacacacaggaaaaaaaatattctctcCTTTTGGGGTTCggatctttttttcctgtcacaTTGTCTCGTATCTTCAGAGAAACACAAAGGCagcagtgcaaaaaaaaaacatgtttcccaGTCACCTCATAAGCATggcagacattttttaaaagaagagcCAAGCCGCGCTCCCAGCTTGTTAAAGAGAAGCCTGGAGGCCGAGCTCCTTTTGGCAAAAAAtggtttctctgtgtgtgtgtgtgtgtgtgtgtgtgtgtgtgttaaagtaaAGTGGCTGGTTCCAACCACATTGTGGATTGGTACTCCAGTTATGGGTTTGACCATGTACCACTCAGTctttcacacgcacacacacacacacacacacacacacacacacacacagagggtgGCCCGACAAATAGTTGCGCTCCATGTTTCATAATGTGGGTTTTCTCGTAGTTGTGATCTAATGCGCTCTGAATGAATCGGCCGTCTCAAATAATTATCCCAGTCCAACAGATGGAAGAAATGTGCGTAGTCCTTACATAAACctcaaggggaaaaaaaaaaagcatcgaCCAAAagtttgtggggtttttttttttttttttttgcattagaCATTTGACTCGGCCGCTGCAGGATCAGGGGGATGTCAGATATCTCCCAGGTTGTCGTAGATGATATCGGGAGCTGTCAGCGGCGCCTGCGGGTGCTGGCTGTACCACGAGTTAGGTTTCTGTTTAGACACTTTGCTGTACAGCTCCcggccccctcctcctccccctccgacccaaatgttgttgttgttgttgttcacgTTACTGCCGGGACCTCCGTGTTTCCCGGGAGGCAGCGGCACCGGCTCCTTCCGAGCAAAAGCGCTCCTGGCGGGTTTGGGGGCGGTGACGGGTTTGGGATACCTCGGCACAGGAGGCTGCGGTGCGCCGCGACTTGGGcccagctgtggaggagagtgtCTGTGGGGCTCGGGTTGCTTTCCGTGGGAGGGCGTGCAGTAATTTCCCTCCGGTCCTGATGAGGGGGGCTCCAAACGGGCCTCGTCGTAAATACTCATCCCCAAACTTGCGGGCATATTAGCACAACCCTCCGGTTCGTCGTATATGTGCTCCGCAGGAAGAGCAGAAGGTGAGGAGGCCCCTTCAGCTTGACCTCCTGGGGGTCGTCTGTTAATGTTCACCCCTCGTCCTCCACCCCTTCCTCCCCCTGCGGCCCCGTTTATATTCATGGCGCTCGTTTTCTGGTTCAGCTCCAGGCTGATCCGGTCATACACGTGTGAGTACAGGTCCGATTGCTTCCTCTGGTTGCTGCCTATGTGGTGATGATCCCCTTGCACGCCGCCTCCCAAAGCCTCGTCTCCTACTGGTCGGAGGCGCGGGGTGGGCACTGGTGGGGTGGATGGGTTGCTGGTCTGGTTTTGACCCTTGATGCTGTCCACTGGGTCAGAGTAGAGGCAGTCAGACGCCGTCAGAGGCATGCGGACTGAATCTGCCGGCTCAGAATAAAGACCTGCTTGTTCATCGGCTGAAGAGAGGCCTTTTGCCGCCCCCTGCCCCCTGAGAGGCTTCAGAGGGGTCCCTTCTCCTCCCAAAACCCCCAACATGGCCGGTGGTTCGGGTAAACTCCTCCCTTTGTGTGCCGGTGCTGCTCCttgccccctccctcctcctcctccatctccaccctCCCTCTTCCCGAGCACGCCGTCAGCAGAGCCCGGTTTGCTGCCGCCCGAATCCCCGTCCGCCTCccgactgctgcagctgctgctatCGCCGCTTCCCGAGGTCGCCATGCCACAAGGAATGGCGTTGCGTATGTGCTGCAGTGACGCAGGGCAGTCTGGGTCAAAGTTGATGGGGCAGCTGAGGTGGCGCTCCTCAGCCAGAGCCTTCTGCGACTGGATGGCCTGGTCCACCAGCGTGAAGATCTCGTTGCCTTGCTTGGTGTCAAAGGTGAAGTTACCGGGGCCGGAGTCGCAGCGCCGGCCCGCCTCGAACGAGAACATCACctagagaaagagaggagataAAATGAGCTCTGAGACCTtactggaatttttttttttttttttttttgtacttttttaaaagcatgacaTGGCTCTGTAAAGTCTCATCCCATAGATCTCAAATTGATTGGAAAATGAATTGTTTACACCCATTTTAAAACCtgaatcttcactgtagctgctaagctaaacgCTTTTGCACACACTCCTTCCGAAGTCGGTTCACAAGCTCGAATACACATTAtgacttttcaacttttcaactttgacatctcagggcttctggggATTTGGAGCAGGCCGGATGACTTGTATAGGACCAGGCTTTTGTTCCtttacttttttacattttaaaacaagtccccatctacttcagttgtttagaagaatgcTGTAACGCTGTGaagctacagaaatgttttgtagactaaCAAACTTCCCTTGGCATGGGGCTGAGTGGATAattacagaatttttttttttttgatcattAGTTGCAATTATTTGTACGACAGTTACAACTAAAACTCAATAATTGTGGCAGCCCTGTATCAAAGTAGAAGCTAATTGTGTGTGTTACTCAGCTAAAATATACAGATGTGTCTGAATAAATGCCAACATGCGAGTGAAATAATGGAAGCCAGTCATAGAAGTCCCTGCACTCTTTTCCAGCCACCACTCATTTAGCATTTTCTTGGAACTTAAACCATGCTTGCTTCCTTTTTCcactgaattttattttttcaagttttCTCAGCAtatctatttctttctttcaccaCTTTCCTTAATGTGAAGTTCTGTTTTGTAAGCACATACTTTATGAGGCCTACACATACAGATCATATGGGTTTCTTCCCCTTTttgatcttcctcttcctgttacATATGATCAATGTTGGTTTTACCCTATaaacatgcataaataaacatGTGCAGATAAACCAAGCAGACCGTTAAAAGGTCGGAGTCATTTTTAAATCCTAGCCTCAAGCACGACATCAGCACgacacaaaaacaaccacagtcTCGCAAGTTTAATGTCCTCGGTGACTAAATGTGCACACACTGCCACTAAAAATATCATTTGCGCTTCCTAAAGACGGTCAGTCGTCACAGTGTGAGCTTGAATTGACCGCACCAAACTTCCTGCATCAGAGATCAATCGCGTTCTCGTCACCCACCCTGTCTCGCCCGTATCTCCTCAGCAGCTTGTAGGGCCACACCATCACCTTCCTCTTGGTCTTTGGGTCTTTTAAGATTAAGATGTCGTTTTCCGCTTTCAGCCAGTAGCTGCCCGTCAGCCCGCACCGCTCGGACGCCTCGGTGCGCTGAACGGTCACCCAAAACTCGTTCACTGTGAGAAGACAGGAAAGGTGTTTTTACTTAAATTCTCCTAATTCCGGATGATCGTCTGTGCTGCGTTCTTCTCTTTAGATCATAAGAATAGACGGTTTTAGTGTCTTTACCCTCCTCTCTGGAGTAGTAGATGAGGTTTTCAGACATCTGCAGGTCTTGCGGTCTTCCATTAGAGTCCGCAGCAGTACTGGTGCTGCTACCACTTCCTCCCTGTGTGGACACATGCAGGCAGTTAAGACATTTAACCTGCTGAGAGAGATGCAAGATTGTTTGCTGTAGTGTGCATGAGCAAAAAAGAGCAGAAACCAAGAGAAACTGAGAGCTTAACCACTGAAGGTCAGATCAGGCAAGAgtgagagaggggaaaagagaaaaggaatgAAGAGTCAGAGAGGCTGACAGTGCAACAGAGAGCGATGCGgatgaagtcttcctcctggaAACTCCCTCTGGcttcctctcaaaaaaaaaaaaaaaaaatgtgtagtgttcgggtttgtgtgtgtgtgtgggtgagtgcaCACAATAGAAGCTGTGGCCTGTATAGACACTCCCGGGGCATGTGGGAAATTTTGGAAAAGGTTAAGTGGATAGAACAAAAGACAGACGCattcagaaacagacagaaaaggaaGCTCGTACATTAATAACTAACACATCCACCCACGTCTTAGTCACTCACTGCAGACACCACTTCCAGTTGCTAACAgtaaaagtgcaaaaaaaaatacctgaAATGCGATATCGCACATGGTATCCATCCAGTCCTTGGTGACGGTCTTCTCTGCAGCGAACACGTGCATCTTGTCGTTGGTCTCCACACAGAACGCCGCCATGTTGTCTTTGGGACAGCTCTCCGTCAGCGCCGGCAGGATGGAGATGCACTCGGACAAGCGGATGATCTTCTTGTCGAGCTTCCTGGTTTTCTCGTTGGACCCGCTTCCCGAGCCTCCGCCGGCCCCGCCCCCTCCCCCCGAGGGTGAGTCGTAGAACTCGAGGCGGGCGATGCCGTTTTGGCTGGCGGGGTACAGGACGAACCAGTTCTTCTTCCATTTCTGATGAGCGGAAAGGGGAGGAAAATTTCAATGCTGCGCCCATCAAAATTGAAATcgattttatattcattttatatCAAAACGTGCCACTTGTAGGGACAACCCAGAGTTAATATCACATCACTGGAGTCTGTAGTTTACCTTTGATTTACtgactgttttactgttttttaggttggttttttttttgttttaggacATGCAACTTAAAAGGCTAAATATGTGAGATTTGAACATTAATCATGTATAAAACATTTACTTGTAGAGATACGATGGAGTCAATGTGTCCTAAACAGAGAACAACCTCTCCTCGCCTGTTTTCAAAATGGCAGCCTGGTAAGAAACTTTCTCCGATTACAGCTAAGCAGTACACTAAAAGATGTTCCCACCTGAATGACGCGTGCATTTGTATGCATCTAGgtctcttttttaaattacaagCGAAAGTAGAAAAAAAGTGAGGCATGGTGGGAAGGGGGTGACAGGAAAAATGGAAGgtctgaaaaacagaaacagaaagtctgcctctttctttttttgtgacgCACATCTGTCCTGTCCACATCTGTCCTGGGGAGGGAAGTACAATTAGCATGTGGTAAGTAGACGGCGAAGAGGAAGCGCCAAATTGCAGAGTTTGCCGCAAATAACCAAAAACTGATGAAAAGGGAAGATGTTCGAACATTTTCAAGTCCAGAAAGGATGTGAgtcaaaataacatttctgtgCCTTTCTGTCACTTGCACCCTACTGACTGAGACTTAATGTGGGAGGCATGTGGTGATGAATGTAATGCAGTTTGACTCAGACCTTGTCTCACACTCCACTCTTTCCTCTACTATCAAATAGCAGCAGCAGACCACAGTTACAGCATTAGTCAGCCGTTGTTTGAAGGAGAGAATAATTTCCCCCCTAAATCAAAGCAAGTTCTGAGctgcttttttacatttttgaccaAAATGAGGACAGGTTTAGCTTGACAACTAAAACTAGATTCAAACAAGGACATGACACGCACCCAAAAAAAGATCTGACCACAAAGCACTGACACTGCTACCGCTACAGAGATATCATTTTCAGtatttaaagtggcatttcaaACAGTTGTACCTGATTTAAATATATCAAATTTAATCTCAGCTAGTTTAGTTGAGGATGTTGAACACATTCCTGGACTTATTTTGGGCGTCTGTAGTCATTTCCCTTTTTACACTGTTTAAGGATGGACTTTTATTTCAATCAAAGTAAATCCAAGTCATCTGCTGTGAGCAACCACACATAACTCCTTATGGTTATGTAAAGATATGAAGAATAACTTAAGTAATTATCCAATAATGTCTATGTTTTATGTTGCGTCAAAGTAATAAAAAAGCTTAATTTACTatagatttttgtttgtttgtttctttaagtAACAGGTTAAAAATATGACCTGGCAACAGGTGCATCACCTTTCCTGAGAACAACAGCGAGGAAGCGACAGCTAACAATGATCCCTTCCTCCGCGGGGACAAAAAGGGACGTGACCAAACAACAAGACATACAGCACTGAACAATAAGAAACGCAGCGGGTGTGTAAGACTCCAGATGTTCGGGGCTCACAATGGACATGATGACACACTACATGCAAGACTATGTGCAGTCACAACACAAAATAGTGTACATGTGATAAAACGGCATGAGACGACGGGACACTTGTTTGGGAAGTCCCTATCGTCCCTCGTCCCCtctggacgtgtgtgtgtgtgtgtgtgtttggctacCCCACATCACGATATGCCTCATCTCAGCCACATTTCCCCACaagaatgtgtgcgtgtgttttccCCTACATTCACTCTGCGGGGCGGATGCTGAATGACAGTCAGAGAGCCGAGCTTGTGACAGGAAGGTCAGCAGTGTGAAAATCCTTCGACCGGCGGGGAAAATCCAAACTCCAGATTACACACAGTCCAAAACTACGCCGACAAGTCCTCAAAATGCTCCACAACCAGGGAGATTTTCTTCTTCACGGGTCAGATAATATTCAACAAAATATCACACGGTGCATTTGAATACTTATGTGACCTACATGCAGCTCAATAGGGCCCGTGTGCCAGGCTGATATCAATATCGAAGGTTGAGGCTTAGAGATATCTGATGGCAGCGTATCAGGCAATACCACATTTTAACATACAAGAATGaacaaatgttttctgaaacTGTTGTTCAAAGCTGTTTGTTTAAGGGATGTGACTTAACCAGGATATAtacaacagaaaaagacacattttttttcacagcaaacaTTTGACATCTGATTTCAAATGACACTATATTAATAAAGCAACAAACATATTTCAATCTTGAAATGCACGAAAATGCTGCCTACGAAAGATATGTATGCAATTTCTATTTGCATGGCTGTAAAGATAAACTCCAGGAAGATAATATCAGCCTGCCATCATCTTATTTGTGCAGCCACAGCAAACACTGGCTCTGTAGGTGGTAGAAGAAGTACTCAAATGAGTTTCTTCAGGAAATGAAGCCATGCCGTGTCAGAAAAATACCCATGCACCACTTgattaatattaacaataatgcCACTTGATGGTCTTTTTGCCTCTCTTAAGTTATTTAACGAAAATCCCTTGcgtttttgtttgtaaaatcGCAACGTCAGCTCTTTTTCCACATCCTGCAGGCCTAATGAAAAGCAGTTTATGCGGAAAAATGACCTCTGACCTTAATAAACTGAGCACGCTCTTCTTCGGTTACAAACACATCATACATTTAAGGTAAAATCTTAATCTGTAGagtaactgtaactgataaattcatgtagtggagtaaaagtaaaaacctAATTGTTGTTAGGTTGCAAGTGTTAAATTCAATGGACATGCTCAACTAAAGTAACAGTAGCTGTAAAACTCACACGTCTATCATTCACAGCATGACACTAAAAGAAATGTGCGTCACTCTAATGGTTTAATTATAGTATTTGCATGATGGGCCCGATATAACTGCAGCCACATGGCCTACATGCAGCTGCACAATCAGATGTTCAACACTCATTGCAATTCATCAGTCGCATGTCAGAATCATGTAACCGAACAACTCCCAGAACAGAAATGACAAGAGATTTAAAGATGaacttaaaatgtatttgtaacacacacacacacacacacacacacacacaaggtttCAGAAGTCAACACGTGCACTTGTGCATGCACGCCCTCCAACCCGTTACAATTAACTGCCGAAAAAGGACAGGAAGTGTGTGGGATTGTTATTACCCAGGATTCTCTCTGCTTCCTTCTTCGGCATCCAGGTGTGTCTCAGtgtatgtgcatatgtgtgtgtgcatctgtttgtgttgttttgacgATTCCCTCGGTGCGCCGAGGAGCATCTGTTGCTGTGCAGACACACGTGCACACTGCGAGTGTTCGGTCCAGTCAAACATAGGACTGTGCAGTATAGGTGAACAGGGTGTGACTTTAAACCCTGCAGCAATATGGtccatagtgtgtgtgtgtgtgtgtgtgtaagtgagtgAAACAGCTGCTCCATATAAGGCAACAGACCGTTGTCAGCCATTGTTACACTGAGTGGAAATTATGCAAAAAGGATCCGGGCAGAGAGAGACTTCCTCACCACTGTCCTGCCTGTTCAACACAGCACCAATTATATTAATAACTAACTTTAATTCTATAATACAAGCGTGTGGCCTTTACTGCCTCGATACTTTAACTGTCACTTTTAAAGATTGGCCTTGTAAAGACCCTAACCCAAACCCTTTgtaaatttaaaagaaaaggcCATTATATTTGTCCTAaacatataaatgtaaataatagcGTAGGAACTTGAAATGAGCGTTGTCCACCTTCAAGGCCTTGGACCATGTT containing:
- the dok1b gene encoding docking protein 1b yields the protein MDTHVKEGQLYVQHQKFGKKWKKNWFVLYPASQNGIARLEFYDSPSGGGGGAGGGSGSGSNEKTRKLDKKIIRLSECISILPALTESCPKDNMAAFCVETNDKMHVFAAEKTVTKDWMDTMCDIAFQGGSGSSTSTAADSNGRPQDLQMSENLIYYSREEVNEFWVTVQRTEASERCGLTGSYWLKAENDILILKDPKTKRKVMVWPYKLLRRYGRDRVMFSFEAGRRCDSGPGNFTFDTKQGNEIFTLVDQAIQSQKALAEERHLSCPINFDPDCPASLQHIRNAIPCGMATSGSGDSSSCSSREADGDSGGSKPGSADGVLGKREGGDGGGGGRGQGAAPAHKGRSLPEPPAMLGVLGGEGTPLKPLRGQGAAKGLSSADEQAGLYSEPADSVRMPLTASDCLYSDPVDSIKGQNQTSNPSTPPVPTPRLRPVGDEALGGGVQGDHHHIGSNQRKQSDLYSHVYDRISLELNQKTSAMNINGAAGGGRGGGRGVNINRRPPGGQAEGASSPSALPAEHIYDEPEGCANMPASLGMSIYDEARLEPPSSGPEGNYCTPSHGKQPEPHRHSPPQLGPSRGAPQPPVPRYPKPVTAPKPARSAFARKEPVPLPPGKHGGPGSNVNNNNNNIWVGGGGGGGRELYSKVSKQKPNSWYSQHPQAPLTAPDIIYDNLGDI